A genomic segment from Antedon mediterranea chromosome 6, ecAntMedi1.1, whole genome shotgun sequence encodes:
- the LOC140052433 gene encoding uncharacterized protein, producing the protein MLPLHLFAILLQLIDDDSINQFAADMDKECVIVCMFLINFIRAKRRRQLRREKLRRRLLWLMLDEQAGLESIFSSHFQVESEPIYRRWWVKPGVRSTFWWENHVMTNWDEEEWLTNFRMNKAAFNYIVEELRPHITYRDSRLRSAFSVEIRLALTLYRLSTGVSFRCVSNQFGVARSTSCEIFHEVCRQIERVLMPKFVRVPEGQELLDMVEKFRMKQGFPQVAGAIDGTHIKITAPTENAQDYFNHKWSYSVLLQGLVDADGKFMNTFFGLPGSVHDARMFNLSTLSNKLADNTLFNPNPSLNIEGTAVPLLIIGDPAYPLLPNLIRPFIGRGNLNREKRIFNFKHSSTRMTVEKAFGRLKGRWHLLLKENEHEVRNLRSVVQACCTLHNICEASNVPYMNYLNEGVNLEDEGEQICRHNRTQSGEEIRKLML; encoded by the exons ATGTTGCCATTACATTTATTTGCTATTTTACTTCAATTAATCGACGATGATAGTATTAACCAATTTGCAGCTGATATGGACAAAGAATGTGTAATTGTTTGTATGTTTTTGATAAACTTTATTCGAGCAAAACGACGACGTCAGCTTCGTCGCGAAAAATTGAGGAGAAGGCTTCTCTGGCTAATGCTAGATGAACAAGCCGGTTTAGAGTCCATCTTTTCGTCCCATTTTCAAGTGGAAAGTGAACCGATTTATCGTAGATGGTGGGTAAAGCCTGGCGTTAGAAGTACGTTCTGGTGGGAAAATCATGTAATGACTAACTGGGATGAAGAGGAATGGTTAACAAATTTCAG aatgaACAAGGCTGCATTCAATTACATTGTAGAAGAGTTAAGACCACACATCACCTACAGAGATAGTAGATTGAGATCAGCTTTCTCTGTAGAAATTCGGCTAGCCCTAACATTGTACCGCTTATCAACTGGGGTTTCTTTTCGGTGCGTTTCCAATCAGTTTGGTGTCGCGAGGTCCACTTCGTGTGAGATTTTTCATGAAGTATGTCGGCAAATTGAAAGGGTGTTGATGCCAAAGTTTGTACGTGTTCCGGAAGGACAAGAGTTACTG GACATGGTTGAAAAATTCAGGATGAAGCAAGGATTCCCGCAGGTCGCTGGGGCTATTGATGGCACACACATCAAAATAACTGCACCAACTGAAAATGCCCAAGACTACTTTAATCATAAATGGTCATATTCAGTGCTGCTACAAGGGCTAGTGGATGCAGATGGCAAATTTATGAACACTTTTTTTGGCTTGCCAGGAAGCGTACACGATGCTCGTATGTTCAACCTTTCCACATTAAGCAATAAGTTAGCGGACAACACACTTTTCAACCCAAATCCATCTTTAAATATTGAGGGAACTGCTGTGCCACTGTTAATAATCGGAGACCCTGCATACCCATTATTACCAAATTTAATTCGCCCTTTTATTGGTAGGGGTAATCTAAATAGAGAAAAAAGGATTTTTAACTTCAAACATTCTTCCACTAGAATGACAGTTGAAAAAGCTTTCGGAAGACTCAAAGGAAGGTGGCATTTACTGTTAAAGGAAAACGAACACGAAGTTAGAAATTTACGGTCTGTGGTACAGGCATGCTGTACCTTGCATAATATTTGTGAAGCTTCAAATGTTCCTTATATGAATTATCTCAACGAAGGGGTAAATTTAGAGGACGAGGGGGAACAGATATGCAGACATAACCGTACACAATCTGGGGAAGAAATTAGGAAATTAATGCTATAG